In Pseudomonas deceptionensis, a single window of DNA contains:
- a CDS encoding TDT family transporter has protein sequence MTCPNKAKAGFRPFSHLQHPREVIRQFTPNWFAATMGTGVLALALAQLPVHIPGIHAFAEGLWLFNIGLFILFSVLYGARWVLYFDEARRIFGHSTVSMFFGTIPMGLATIINGFLVFGVPRWGNEMVQVAEVLWWIDVAMALGCGVLIPYLMFTRQDHSIDQMTAVWLLPVVAAEVAAASGGLLAPYLSDTVAQFHVLITSYVLWAFSVPVAFSILTILILRMALHKLPHESMAASSWLALGPIGTGALGLLLLGADAPAIFAANGLARIGEIAEGLGLISGVILWGVGLWWIVMASLITIRYFRAGIPFNLGWWGFTFPLGVYSLATLRLGSMLHLSFFDVAGCVLVVALALMWLLVGTRTVQGAYRGELFVSPCIAGLKK, from the coding sequence ATGACTTGCCCAAACAAAGCCAAAGCCGGTTTTCGGCCATTTAGCCACTTGCAGCACCCGCGCGAAGTGATCCGCCAGTTCACGCCGAACTGGTTTGCCGCCACCATGGGCACGGGGGTTTTGGCGTTGGCGTTGGCTCAGTTGCCGGTGCATATCCCTGGCATACACGCCTTTGCCGAAGGTTTGTGGCTGTTCAATATTGGTTTGTTCATTCTATTCAGCGTGCTTTATGGCGCGCGCTGGGTGCTGTACTTCGATGAAGCGCGGCGTATTTTCGGGCATTCCACCGTGTCGATGTTTTTCGGCACCATTCCCATGGGGCTGGCGACCATCATCAACGGCTTCCTGGTGTTCGGTGTGCCGCGTTGGGGCAACGAAATGGTGCAGGTGGCCGAGGTGCTGTGGTGGATCGATGTGGCCATGGCGCTGGGCTGCGGCGTGCTGATTCCCTACCTGATGTTTACCCGTCAGGACCACAGCATCGATCAGATGACCGCAGTCTGGCTGTTGCCGGTGGTGGCGGCAGAAGTTGCGGCGGCCAGTGGCGGGCTGTTGGCGCCCTATCTGAGCGATACGGTCGCGCAGTTCCATGTGTTGATTACCAGCTATGTGCTGTGGGCGTTTTCGGTGCCGGTGGCGTTCAGCATTTTGACCATTTTGATCCTGCGCATGGCGCTGCATAAATTGCCCCATGAGAGCATGGCTGCCTCTAGCTGGCTGGCTTTGGGGCCAATCGGTACTGGCGCCCTGGGCTTGCTGTTGCTGGGGGCTGATGCCCCGGCGATTTTTGCTGCCAATGGTCTGGCGCGGATCGGTGAGATTGCCGAAGGTCTGGGGCTGATCTCCGGGGTTATTTTGTGGGGGGTTGGCTTGTGGTGGATTGTGATGGCGTCGCTGATCACGATTCGCTACTTCCGTGCCGGCATCCCGTTCAACCTGGGCTGGTGGGGCTTTACCTTCCCGCTGGGCGTGTACTCATTGGCCACCCTGCGCCTGGGCAGCATGTTGCACCTGAGCTTTTTTGATGTGGCCGGTTGTGTGCTGGTGGTGGCGCTGGCGCTGATGTGGCTGCTGGTTGGCACGCGCACCGTGCAAGGGGCTTATCGCGGCGAGCTGTTCGTGTCGCCGTGTATCGCGGGCTTGAAGAAGTAA
- a CDS encoding MFS transporter, whose product MSHSSQFNLLSKRRFLPFFVTQSLGALNDNLFKQSLILAILYKLNIEGDRGIWVNLCALLFIVPFFLFSALAGQFGEKYPKDRLIRLIKLGEIAIMIVAAIGFAFDHLALMLVALFAMGTHSALFGPVKYSILPQTLHEDELVGGNGLVEMGTFLSILAGTIGAGIMLSSGNYTVIVSVVIISVAVLGYLASRAIPAAPADTPGLRLNWNIFSESLATLRMGLNQTPAVSRSVVGNSWFWFVGAIYLTQIPAYAKEWLYGDETVVTLILTVFSVGIALGSMLCEKLSGRKVEIGLVPFGSFGLTVFGLLLWWHSGHMPQNIQANDWLGVLGFSQAWWVLFDILGLGVFGGFYIVPLYALIQSRTAEHERSRVIAANNILNALFMVVSALLTILLLSVAKLTIPELFLVVSLMNIAVNTYIFRIVPEFSMRFMIWLLSHSMYRVQHKNLELIPDEGAALLVCNHVSFVDALLIGGAVRRPIRFVMYYKIYNLPVLNFIFRTAGTIPIAGRSEDEVIYEKAFNKIAKYLSEGELVCIFPEGKLTTDGQIDEFKAGVTRILERTPVPVIPMALQGLWGSFFSRDPNKGFLRRLWSRVTLVAGVPIAADEATQKVLRERVMELRGSVQ is encoded by the coding sequence ATGAGTCACTCCTCGCAGTTCAACTTGTTAAGCAAACGTCGCTTCTTGCCCTTCTTCGTGACCCAGTCCCTGGGTGCGCTCAATGACAACCTGTTCAAGCAGTCGCTGATCCTGGCCATCCTTTATAAGTTGAACATCGAGGGTGATCGCGGGATCTGGGTCAATCTGTGTGCGCTGCTCTTTATAGTGCCGTTCTTCTTGTTTTCGGCGCTGGCGGGTCAGTTCGGTGAAAAGTACCCCAAGGATCGCTTGATTCGCCTGATCAAGCTGGGCGAAATCGCGATCATGATTGTCGCGGCCATAGGTTTTGCCTTTGATCATCTGGCGTTGATGCTGGTCGCGCTGTTTGCCATGGGCACTCACTCAGCCCTGTTCGGGCCGGTGAAGTATTCGATCCTGCCGCAAACCCTGCATGAGGATGAGCTGGTCGGGGGCAATGGCCTGGTGGAAATGGGCACTTTTCTGTCGATCCTGGCGGGCACCATTGGTGCGGGGATCATGCTCTCGTCCGGCAATTACACGGTGATCGTCTCGGTGGTGATTATCTCGGTGGCGGTGCTGGGGTATCTGGCCAGCCGCGCCATTCCTGCTGCGCCGGCCGACACGCCGGGCCTGCGCCTGAACTGGAATATTTTCAGCGAGTCTTTGGCCACCCTGCGCATGGGGCTTAATCAGACGCCTGCGGTGTCGCGTTCGGTAGTGGGCAACTCGTGGTTCTGGTTTGTCGGTGCGATTTACCTGACGCAGATTCCGGCGTATGCCAAAGAGTGGCTCTATGGCGACGAGACCGTAGTTACGTTGATCCTCACCGTGTTTTCGGTGGGTATCGCGTTGGGGTCGATGCTGTGCGAGAAGCTCTCGGGGCGTAAGGTCGAGATTGGCCTGGTGCCCTTTGGCTCATTTGGCCTGACGGTCTTTGGCCTGCTGCTGTGGTGGCATTCGGGGCATATGCCGCAGAACATCCAGGCTAACGACTGGCTGGGCGTACTGGGGTTCAGTCAGGCATGGTGGGTACTGTTCGATATTCTCGGGTTGGGCGTGTTTGGCGGCTTCTATATTGTGCCGCTGTACGCATTGATCCAGTCGCGCACTGCGGAGCATGAGCGGTCGCGGGTGATTGCGGCCAACAACATCCTCAATGCGCTGTTTATGGTGGTCTCTGCGCTGCTCACCATCCTGTTGTTGAGCGTGGCCAAACTGACGATTCCTGAGTTGTTTCTCGTGGTGTCGTTGATGAACATCGCGGTGAATACCTACATCTTCAGAATCGTGCCCGAGTTCAGCATGCGCTTCATGATCTGGCTGCTCAGCCACTCCATGTACCGCGTGCAGCATAAAAACCTGGAGCTGATCCCGGATGAGGGTGCAGCCTTGCTGGTGTGTAACCACGTGTCGTTTGTGGATGCGCTGCTCATAGGCGGTGCGGTCCGTCGCCCGATTCGCTTTGTGATGTATTACAAAATCTACAATCTGCCAGTGCTCAACTTTATCTTCCGTACAGCGGGCACCATTCCGATTGCCGGGCGTAGCGAAGATGAGGTGATTTACGAGAAGGCTTTCAACAAGATTGCCAAGTATCTGAGCGAGGGCGAACTGGTGTGCATCTTCCCGGAAGGCAAGCTGACCACCGATGGCCAGATCGATGAGTTCAAGGCGGGTGTGACGCGGATTCTGGAGCGTACGCCGGTACCGGTGATTCCGATGGCGTTGCAAGGGTTGTGGGGCAGCTTCTTTAGTCGCGATCCGAACAAGGGTTTTTTGCGTCGATTGTGGTCGCGGGTAACCCTGGTTGCAGGCGTGCCGATAGCGGCTGATGAGGCTACGCAGAAGGTGTTGCGTGAGCGGGTGATGGAGTTGCGCGGGTCCGTGCAGTAA
- the sugE gene encoding quaternary ammonium compound efflux SMR transporter SugE, whose product MPWIILFFAGLFEVGWAVGLKYTDGFTRPMPTILTVGAMIISLGLLGLAMKSLPLGTAYAIWTGVGAVGTVIAGIILFGESMALFRLASVALIIAGLVGLKISA is encoded by the coding sequence ATGCCTTGGATTATTCTGTTTTTCGCAGGTCTGTTTGAAGTTGGCTGGGCCGTCGGCCTGAAATACACCGACGGTTTCACCCGCCCGATGCCGACAATCCTGACCGTCGGCGCGATGATCATCAGCCTTGGCCTGCTTGGCCTGGCCATGAAGTCGCTGCCACTGGGTACCGCCTACGCCATCTGGACAGGCGTCGGCGCGGTCGGCACGGTCATCGCCGGGATCATCCTGTTTGGTGAGTCCATGGCACTGTTCCGGTTGGCCAGCGTTGCACTGATCATTGCCGGCCTGGTTGGCCTCAAGATCAGCGCGTAA
- a CDS encoding bile acid:sodium symporter family protein produces MRALAALSRFVGNTFAYWVLIFAVLAFLEPGWFVGLKGYIVPLLGLVMFGMGLTLKLDDFAEVARHPWRVALGVVAHFVIMPGVAWLLCQVFHLPPEIAVGVILVGCCPSGTSSNVMTWLARGDLALSVAIAAVTTLLAPLLTPALIWLLASAWLPVSFMELFWSILQVVLLPIVLGVLAQRLLGARVRFAVDVLPLVSVVSIVIIVAAVVAASQAQIAKSGLLIMAVVMLHNSFGYLLGYFTGRLFKLPLAQRKSLALEVGMQNSGLGAALASGHFSPLAAVPSALFSVWHNISGALLSTYFRRMSEKEDRLAAAKPATE; encoded by the coding sequence ATGCGCGCACTTGCTGCCTTAAGCCGCTTTGTCGGTAATACCTTTGCTTACTGGGTACTGATCTTCGCCGTGCTGGCATTTCTGGAACCCGGCTGGTTTGTCGGCCTTAAAGGCTACATCGTGCCGCTGCTGGGTCTGGTGATGTTCGGCATGGGCCTGACCCTAAAACTCGATGACTTCGCCGAAGTTGCCCGCCATCCGTGGCGCGTGGCACTGGGCGTGGTTGCTCATTTCGTGATCATGCCCGGCGTGGCGTGGTTGCTCTGCCAGGTGTTCCACCTGCCACCTGAAATCGCCGTCGGCGTGATTCTCGTGGGTTGCTGCCCAAGCGGCACCTCATCCAATGTCATGACCTGGCTGGCTCGGGGCGATCTGGCGCTGTCCGTTGCAATCGCCGCCGTGACCACCCTCCTCGCCCCCTTGCTGACCCCGGCCCTGATCTGGCTGCTGGCGTCCGCCTGGCTGCCGGTTTCATTCATGGAACTGTTCTGGTCGATCCTGCAGGTGGTTCTGCTGCCGATTGTGCTCGGCGTACTGGCCCAGCGCCTGCTGGGCGCACGCGTGCGTTTTGCCGTCGACGTGTTGCCGCTGGTCTCGGTCGTCAGCATCGTGATCATCGTTGCCGCCGTTGTGGCCGCCAGCCAGGCGCAGATCGCCAAGTCCGGCCTGCTGATCATGGCTGTCGTCATGCTGCACAACAGCTTCGGTTACTTGCTCGGCTACTTTACCGGCCGCCTGTTCAAGCTGCCGCTGGCCCAGCGTAAATCTCTGGCACTGGAAGTCGGCATGCAGAACTCCGGGCTGGGCGCCGCTCTGGCCAGTGGGCACTTTTCACCGCTGGCCGCCGTACCCAGCGCACTGTTTAGCGTCTGGCACAACATTTCGGGCGCACTGCTGTCGACGTATTTCCGTCGCATGAGCGAGAAGGAAGACCGCCTGGCAGCAGCTAAACCTGCGACTGAGTGA
- the rdgC gene encoding recombination-associated protein RdgC: MWFKNLLIYRLTQDLPFDAQVLETALATKPARSCSSQELATYGFVAPFGKGEDAPLVHVSQDFLLIAARKEERILPGSVVRDALKDKVEEIEAEQMRKVYKKERDQLKDEIIQAFLPRAFIRRSATFAAIAPKQGLILVNASSPKRAEDLLSTLREVIGSLPVRPLAVKVAPSAVMTEWVKTQKAADNFFVLDECELRDTHEDGGIIRCKRQDLTSDEIQLHLSTGKVVTQLSLAWQDKLSFVLDDKLVVKRLKFEDLLQDEAEQNGGDDDLGQQDASFTLMMLTFGEFLPQLFEALGGEEIPQGI, from the coding sequence ATGTGGTTCAAAAACCTGCTTATCTATCGCCTGACCCAAGATCTGCCTTTTGATGCGCAGGTGCTGGAAACTGCACTGGCCACCAAACCGGCCCGCTCATGTTCAAGCCAGGAATTAGCCACCTACGGTTTCGTTGCCCCGTTCGGCAAAGGCGAAGACGCGCCGCTGGTTCACGTCAGCCAGGACTTCCTGCTGATCGCCGCCCGTAAAGAAGAACGCATCCTGCCAGGCAGCGTTGTGCGCGATGCATTAAAGGACAAGGTCGAAGAGATCGAAGCCGAACAGATGCGCAAGGTCTATAAGAAGGAGCGCGACCAGCTCAAGGATGAAATCATCCAGGCCTTCCTGCCACGCGCCTTTATTCGCCGCTCGGCGACCTTTGCCGCCATCGCGCCTAAACAGGGCCTGATCCTGGTCAACGCTTCCAGCCCGAAACGCGCCGAAGACCTGCTGTCCACCCTGCGCGAAGTCATCGGCTCGCTGCCGGTTCGCCCGCTGGCGGTCAAAGTTGCACCAAGCGCGGTCATGACCGAGTGGGTCAAAACCCAGAAAGCCGCCGACAACTTCTTCGTCCTCGACGAATGCGAGCTGCGCGACACCCACGAAGACGGCGGGATTATCCGCTGCAAACGCCAGGACCTGACCAGCGACGAAATCCAGCTGCACTTGAGCACCGGCAAAGTGGTTACTCAACTGTCACTGGCCTGGCAGGACAAACTGTCGTTCGTGCTGGACGACAAACTGGTGGTCAAACGCCTGAAATTTGAAGACTTGCTGCAAGACGAAGCAGAACAGAACGGCGGTGACGACGATCTGGGCCAGCAGGACGCCAGCTTCACTCTGATGATGCTGACCTTCGGCGAGTTCTTGCCGCAGCTGTTTGAAGCACTGGGCGGCGAAGAGATCCCGCAGGGGATCTAA
- a CDS encoding TonB-dependent siderophore receptor → MSTSSNLRRRFGPRTCTPLALAIHLIAASATGVLCTSIAHAQSAAVQSYDIPPGPLSSALNRFAQQAGVAIMFQSNNLDGLTTPGLHGAYSEHEGFEMLLRGSGFTAVKSANGYMLDVLPAAGGAMELGATQVSANQLGTITEGTGSYTPGSIATATRMVLTPRETPQSISVVTRQAMDDFGLNSIDDVMRHTPGITVATYDSDRTSYYSRGFAIKNFQYDGIPILQDPQYSAGHTLTDTAIYDRVEILKGATGLLTGAGGPGGTINMVRKKPTHEFKAHIDVGAGSWDNYRSEIDVSGPLTESGNVRGRAVAAYQDKHSFMDHYKRDSEVYYGILEVDLSPDTLLTLGADYQDNNPKGSSWSGSASLFNSAGDRISTPRSFNNGAKWSSWEQYTRTLFSTLEHNFDNGWVVKGQYNHQINGYNAPLGALLDPNATTGLAKMLARKYTGEYVSDSGDLFATGPFSLLGREHELVIGGSVSKSHWTGKDYTNAKMVNNAYDYYNWDGDSLEPDWGNVTSYNDETTRQTGAYMTGRFSLTDDLTLMLGTRVADYTLTGTSHAKDTGKVLPYAAVIYDLNDNISAYTSYTEIFLPQSYYRDRDNKMLEPDEGTNYEVGLKGEFFDGRLNSSLAYFEVHQDNRPEADTAYNGNPTNPDIDYAYKGIKAKTKGYEAEISGELLPGWQLQAGYTHKVIRDQTGKKVSTWEPEDQINLYTSYKLTGELDKLTLGGGVRWQGTGWQMLTNWNKGGVEEKFSQDPYWLVDLMARYQISKNLSTTVNLNNAFDKSYYTNIGFYNSSYYGDPRNVMVTTRWDF, encoded by the coding sequence ATGTCGACCTCCTCCAACCTGCGCCGGCGCTTTGGCCCGCGCACTTGCACGCCTCTGGCCCTGGCGATTCACCTGATTGCGGCCTCGGCGACCGGCGTGCTCTGCACCTCGATCGCTCATGCGCAATCGGCAGCCGTGCAATCCTATGACATTCCCCCAGGCCCATTGAGCAGCGCATTGAATCGCTTTGCGCAACAAGCCGGCGTGGCGATCATGTTCCAGTCAAACAATCTTGACGGGCTGACCACCCCCGGGCTGCACGGCGCCTACAGTGAACATGAGGGCTTCGAGATGCTCTTGCGCGGCAGCGGTTTTACCGCGGTCAAAAGCGCCAACGGCTACATGCTCGATGTACTGCCTGCCGCAGGCGGCGCCATGGAACTGGGGGCCACACAGGTCAGCGCCAACCAGTTGGGAACCATCACCGAAGGCACGGGCTCATACACCCCTGGCTCCATCGCAACCGCTACCCGCATGGTGCTGACACCGCGCGAAACACCGCAGTCCATTTCCGTGGTGACACGCCAGGCCATGGACGACTTTGGCCTCAACTCGATCGATGACGTGATGCGCCACACCCCCGGCATCACCGTAGCCACTTATGACAGCGATCGCACCAGCTACTACTCCCGTGGGTTTGCGATCAAGAACTTTCAGTACGATGGCATCCCGATCCTGCAGGACCCGCAATACTCAGCCGGGCATACCCTCACCGACACGGCCATTTACGACCGGGTCGAGATCCTCAAGGGCGCAACAGGGTTGCTCACAGGCGCAGGCGGCCCGGGCGGCACCATCAATATGGTGCGCAAAAAACCCACTCACGAATTCAAGGCCCATATCGATGTGGGCGCAGGTTCATGGGACAACTACCGCTCCGAGATTGATGTCAGCGGACCATTAACCGAGAGCGGCAATGTGCGTGGCCGGGCCGTGGCGGCCTATCAGGACAAGCACTCGTTCATGGACCACTACAAGCGTGACAGTGAGGTCTACTACGGCATTCTTGAGGTGGACCTGAGCCCCGACACCCTGCTGACCCTCGGTGCCGACTATCAGGACAACAACCCCAAAGGTTCCAGCTGGTCGGGCAGCGCCTCGCTGTTCAACTCCGCAGGCGACCGGATCAGCACCCCGCGCTCATTCAACAATGGCGCCAAGTGGAGCAGCTGGGAGCAATACACCCGAACACTGTTCTCGACCCTGGAACACAACTTTGACAATGGCTGGGTCGTTAAAGGCCAGTACAACCACCAGATCAACGGCTACAACGCACCGCTGGGCGCCCTGCTCGACCCGAACGCCACCACCGGTCTGGCGAAAATGCTCGCACGCAAGTACACCGGCGAATACGTCAGCGACAGCGGCGACCTGTTTGCCACCGGCCCGTTCAGCCTGCTGGGGCGCGAACATGAACTGGTCATCGGCGGCTCTGTGTCCAAGTCACACTGGACCGGCAAGGACTACACCAATGCCAAAATGGTCAATAACGCCTACGACTACTACAACTGGGACGGCGACAGCCTTGAACCGGACTGGGGCAACGTCACGTCATACAACGATGAAACCACGCGCCAGACCGGTGCTTACATGACAGGGCGCTTCAGCCTGACCGATGATCTGACACTAATGCTGGGCACCCGGGTGGCCGATTACACCCTCACCGGCACCAGCCACGCCAAAGACACGGGCAAGGTCTTGCCTTACGCCGCCGTGATCTATGACCTCAACGACAATATTTCTGCCTACACCAGCTATACGGAGATTTTCCTGCCGCAGTCGTACTACCGCGATCGCGACAACAAGATGCTTGAACCCGATGAAGGCACCAACTATGAGGTGGGCCTCAAAGGCGAATTCTTTGACGGGCGCCTGAATTCAAGCCTGGCGTACTTCGAAGTGCATCAGGACAACCGCCCTGAAGCGGATACTGCCTACAACGGCAACCCGACCAACCCGGACATTGACTATGCCTACAAAGGCATCAAGGCCAAGACCAAGGGTTACGAAGCAGAGATTTCGGGCGAATTGCTGCCTGGCTGGCAGCTGCAAGCGGGCTATACGCACAAGGTAATCCGCGACCAGACCGGTAAAAAGGTCTCGACCTGGGAACCTGAAGACCAGATCAATCTGTACACCAGCTACAAGTTGACTGGCGAACTCGACAAACTGACCTTGGGCGGCGGCGTTCGATGGCAGGGTACCGGCTGGCAGATGCTGACCAACTGGAATAAAGGCGGCGTCGAAGAAAAGTTCTCACAAGACCCGTACTGGCTGGTTGATCTGATGGCGCGGTACCAGATTTCGAAAAACCTCTCGACCACCGTCAACCTCAACAACGCGTTCGACAAGTCGTATTACACCAACATCGGTTTCTACAACTCGTCGTACTACGGTGATCCGCGCAACGTAATGGTGACAACGCGCTGGGATTTCTAA
- a CDS encoding FecR family protein yields MSEQPQTIDEQAAEWILRLHEEGFTEGLRLEFECWKRQSPQHAASALRMQDVISRLQSLREHSAPAKAALNAAFRGRKAAPPRKHHVRALLIVGCLTLPLTLLLQSHYPELWLADISTGPTDWKTRRLADNSSITLSGTSAVNVHFDSKERRIELLQGEVLVDVAHDSTRPFFVQTAQGSMRALGTRFVVKRQGDTTVLSMLQSRVAAQSMNEQQTVEVGAGSQALIRRDAVELSGTVSPASIDEAWRRHQLVVENQPLPQVLDEISRHRRGHLQFDRTALASLRVSAVLPLDDTDRALQLIAETLTLQIKTYTPWLIVISPLQQSKK; encoded by the coding sequence ATGTCCGAGCAGCCCCAGACAATAGATGAACAAGCCGCCGAATGGATTCTTCGCCTGCATGAGGAAGGCTTCACTGAAGGGCTGCGCCTGGAATTCGAGTGCTGGAAACGACAAAGCCCGCAGCACGCCGCTTCAGCCCTGCGCATGCAAGATGTCATCAGCCGCCTGCAGTCCCTGCGCGAACACTCTGCCCCGGCAAAAGCAGCGCTCAACGCCGCATTCCGCGGGCGCAAGGCTGCACCCCCGCGCAAACACCACGTGCGCGCCCTGCTGATTGTCGGCTGCCTGACCTTGCCGCTCACACTGCTCCTGCAAAGCCATTACCCCGAGCTCTGGCTGGCCGATATCAGCACCGGCCCCACTGACTGGAAAACCCGGCGCCTTGCCGACAACTCAAGCATTACCCTCAGCGGCACCAGCGCAGTCAATGTGCATTTCGACAGCAAGGAGCGCCGTATCGAATTGCTCCAGGGTGAAGTGCTGGTCGACGTCGCCCACGACAGCACTCGCCCGTTTTTCGTACAGACGGCTCAAGGCAGCATGCGCGCACTGGGTACACGCTTCGTGGTCAAACGCCAGGGCGACACCACGGTGTTGAGCATGTTGCAGTCGCGGGTTGCCGCGCAAAGCATGAACGAACAGCAGACCGTGGAAGTGGGCGCCGGCTCCCAGGCACTGATCCGCCGTGACGCGGTCGAACTCAGCGGCACCGTCTCCCCGGCCAGCATTGATGAGGCCTGGCGCCGTCATCAACTGGTAGTTGAAAACCAGCCCCTGCCCCAGGTACTCGATGAGATTTCCCGCCATCGACGCGGCCATTTGCAGTTTGATCGCACCGCCCTGGCCAGCCTGCGGGTCTCGGCCGTGTTGCCCCTGGACGATACCGACAGGGCACTGCAACTGATCGCCGAAACCCTGACCCTGCAGATCAAAACCTATACCCCGTGGCTGATTGTGATCAGCCCGCTGCAACAATCTAAAAAATAA
- a CDS encoding sigma-70 family RNA polymerase sigma factor — protein sequence MSSGEPSYQTAITELYCEHHGWLFGWLRRKLGCAQNAADLAQDTFTRILNARESVATLREPRAFLSTTARRLIIDQVRRKKIETAYLQELALTAQALEGFQSPEQILTTLEALEQIAFILEGMRDKQRQAFVLYYLDGLTQSEIARQLELSDRTVRKYLIQALLHCSHSLDT from the coding sequence ATGTCTTCGGGTGAACCTTCCTATCAGACAGCTATCACCGAGCTGTACTGCGAGCATCACGGCTGGCTGTTCGGGTGGTTACGCAGAAAGCTCGGATGCGCCCAGAATGCCGCCGATCTGGCACAGGACACCTTCACCCGAATCCTCAATGCCCGCGAATCCGTGGCCACTCTGCGTGAACCCCGGGCCTTTTTGAGCACGACTGCACGCCGACTGATCATTGATCAGGTACGCCGCAAAAAGATTGAAACCGCCTACCTGCAAGAGCTTGCCCTCACCGCGCAAGCACTCGAAGGCTTTCAATCGCCCGAGCAAATCCTCACCACCCTGGAAGCCCTGGAACAGATCGCCTTTATTCTTGAAGGCATGCGGGACAAGCAGCGCCAGGCTTTTGTGTTGTATTACCTGGACGGCCTGACCCAGAGCGAAATCGCCAGGCAACTGGAGCTGTCTGACCGCACGGTGCGCAAGTACCTGATTCAGGCACTGCTGCATTGCAGCCACAGCCTGGACACCTGA
- a CDS encoding phosphoadenylyl-sulfate reductase: MSHPFDVAELAATYASKSPQDILKLAFEHFGDELWISFSGAEDVVLVDMAWKLNKNVKVFSLDTGRLHPETYRFIEQVREHYKIQIELISPDQSKLEPFVKEKGLFSFYKDGHGECCGVRKIEPLRRKLSTVKAWATGQRRDQSPGTRSQVAALEIDGAFSTPERPLYKFNPLAQMTSEEVWGYIRMLELPYNSLHERGFISIGCEPCTRPVLPNQHEREGRWWWEEATQKECGLHAGNLIAKS, from the coding sequence ATGAGCCATCCGTTTGACGTCGCTGAACTCGCCGCGACATACGCCAGCAAGTCCCCGCAAGACATTCTCAAACTCGCCTTTGAACACTTTGGCGACGAACTCTGGATCTCTTTCAGCGGCGCCGAAGACGTGGTGCTGGTAGACATGGCCTGGAAGCTCAACAAGAACGTCAAGGTTTTCAGCCTCGACACCGGCCGCCTGCACCCTGAGACCTATCGGTTCATCGAACAAGTGCGCGAGCACTACAAGATCCAGATCGAGCTGATCTCCCCGGACCAAAGCAAGCTGGAACCGTTCGTCAAAGAAAAAGGCCTGTTCAGTTTCTACAAAGACGGCCATGGCGAATGCTGCGGCGTGCGCAAGATCGAGCCGCTGCGCCGCAAATTGTCGACCGTCAAAGCTTGGGCCACCGGCCAGCGCCGCGACCAGAGCCCCGGCACCCGCAGCCAGGTGGCCGCACTGGAAATCGACGGCGCGTTCTCGACGCCCGAGCGCCCACTGTACAAATTCAACCCGCTGGCACAAATGACCAGCGAAGAAGTCTGGGGCTATATCCGCATGCTGGAGCTGCCTTACAACAGCCTGCATGAGCGCGGTTTTATCAGCATCGGCTGCGAGCCCTGCACCCGCCCGGTACTGCCCAACCAGCACGAGCGCGAAGGCCGCTGGTGGTGGGAAGAAGCTACTCAGAAAGAATGCGGCCTGCATGCCGGCAATCTGATTGCCAAGAGCTGA